Sequence from the Herpetosiphon gulosus genome:
GCCAGATGGATGTTGCAGCAGCTATACGCCCCAAATCAAAAAGGTGTTTCAAACTTCGGCCATATAACAAGCCAAAGCGCGGCGCAAGGTGGGGTAGGCTTGTTGCAAATAGCCATACACGGTGTCGGGGCTAATTCCCAACGAGCATGAGGCCTCTTGGGCAGTCATTCCTTGCAAATAACACAAATTGATCGCCATGCGTTGGCGAGTTGGCAGTGTTTCCAGTGCTGCATAAATATATTGGCTTAATTCAGCCGAAAGCGTTGCATCGCCCAAATCGCCAACACTCATTCGCTCATCCAGTTCATTCAAGTTGGTTTGGGGTCGTTGGCGACGGCGATAATCAAGCGCAGCATTAATCGTAATCCGATGCAGCCATGTGCC
This genomic interval carries:
- a CDS encoding RNA polymerase sigma factor, with protein sequence MLAFQPSSQELNEASLVAGLRQRDDAAFNYFLQTFAPQLQRLARRYVYSDDEADDIVQESFIRAAEHINRFEGRSSLGTWLHRITINAALDYRRRQRPQTNLNELDERMSVGDLGDATLSAELSQYIYAALETLPTRQRMAINLCYLQGMTAQEASCSLGISPDTVYGYLQQAYPTLRRALACYMAEV